In Anaerolineales bacterium, the following are encoded in one genomic region:
- a CDS encoding PspC domain-containing protein yields the protein MTAKRLYRSRENRMLGGVAAGLGDFLDIDPTIVRLLFAFAFIFWGVGVLVYVVMWIVVPEEPDVDATPARKPRTRKTS from the coding sequence GTGACTGCTAAACGACTGTATCGCTCCCGTGAAAATCGCATGCTCGGCGGCGTGGCCGCCGGCCTTGGCGATTTTCTGGATATCGACCCGACCATCGTCCGCCTGCTGTTCGCCTTTGCCTTCATCTTCTGGGGCGTGGGCGTCCTGGTCTACGTGGTGATGTGGATTGTCGTGCCGGAGGAGCCCGACGTGGACGCGACGCCGGCGCGCAAGCCGCGCACGCGCAAGACTTCATAA
- a CDS encoding acetyl-CoA C-acetyltransferase: MPEAVIIDAVRTPIGALGGALAAVRPDDMAALVLKALVERNPIDPAEIEEVYMGCANQAGEDNRNVARMAVLLAGLPVEVAAVTVNRLCASGLQAVNMAARAIKAGEGDVYIAAGVESMSRAPYSVPKAAEAFAYGNVTMWDTTLGWRYPNPALKEQYGNDSMGETAENIYDDTPISREEQDAFALLSHQRAIAAMDAGRFADELVPVPVPQRKGDPVLVEADERPRRDTSMEGLAKLRPAFRKDGTVTAGNSSGLNDGAAALLLTSAEKAAALGLRPLARVAASAAAGVPPRVMGLGPVPATRKALARAGLSIGDIGLVELNEAFAVQSLAVIRELGLDPEITNVNGGAIALGHPLGCSGARILGTLVHEMRRRAAGQPRPFYGLATMCVGVGQGEATIVEWIGD; encoded by the coding sequence ATGCCTGAAGCTGTAATTATCGACGCGGTGCGCACCCCAATTGGCGCGCTGGGCGGCGCCCTGGCTGCGGTGCGGCCAGACGACATGGCCGCCCTGGTGCTCAAAGCGCTGGTCGAACGCAACCCGATTGACCCCGCCGAAATCGAAGAGGTCTACATGGGCTGCGCCAACCAGGCCGGCGAAGACAACCGCAACGTGGCCCGCATGGCTGTGCTGCTCGCCGGCCTGCCGGTGGAAGTGGCTGCGGTCACTGTCAACCGCCTGTGCGCCTCCGGCTTGCAGGCGGTCAACATGGCCGCCCGGGCGATCAAGGCCGGCGAGGGCGATGTGTACATCGCCGCCGGCGTGGAGAGCATGAGCCGCGCGCCGTACTCCGTGCCCAAGGCCGCCGAGGCCTTCGCCTATGGCAACGTGACCATGTGGGACACGACCTTGGGCTGGCGCTACCCCAACCCGGCGCTCAAAGAACAATACGGCAACGACTCGATGGGCGAAACCGCCGAGAACATCTACGACGACACGCCGATCAGCCGCGAGGAGCAGGATGCTTTCGCGCTGCTCAGCCACCAGCGCGCCATCGCCGCGATGGATGCCGGGCGCTTCGCCGATGAGCTCGTGCCGGTGCCCGTGCCGCAGCGCAAGGGCGACCCCGTGCTGGTGGAGGCCGACGAACGCCCGCGCCGTGACACGAGCATGGAGGGCCTGGCCAAACTGCGCCCAGCGTTCCGTAAAGACGGCACAGTGACGGCGGGCAATTCCTCTGGGCTGAACGACGGCGCTGCGGCCCTGCTGCTGACCAGCGCCGAGAAGGCTGCCGCGCTGGGCCTCAGGCCGCTGGCCCGCGTGGCGGCTTCCGCGGCGGCCGGCGTGCCGCCGCGGGTGATGGGCCTCGGCCCGGTGCCGGCGACGCGTAAGGCGCTGGCCCGCGCCGGCCTGAGCATCGGCGACATCGGCCTGGTCGAGCTCAACGAGGCCTTTGCCGTGCAATCGCTGGCGGTGATCCGCGAGTTGGGCCTGGACCCCGAAATCACCAACGTGAACGGCGGGGCCATCGCCCTGGGTCACCCGCTGGGCTGCTCCGGGGCGCGCATCCTTGGCACCCTGGTGCACGAAATGCGCCGCCGCGCCGCGGGGCAGCCGCGGCCGTTCTACGGCCTGGCGACGATGTGCGTGGGCGTGGGGCAGGGCGAAGCCACGATCGTGGAGTGGATTGGCGACTGA
- a CDS encoding DMT family transporter, with protein MPPFPFAGELAALAASLFFSIGPTFFTLSGRLIGSAVLNRSRLLLATSVLILIHWLLYGQPLPFGSDLEHWGWFALSGVIGLTLGDAALFQAFVQIGPRLSMLVYSLAPIVTAVLGWLWLGDRLSPPQALGIGVTLLGVLWVVSERQESSGTQIEPRAYASGLFLALLGAIGQAIGLVTARQGFEGDMAVLSGQVLRMGTAAVAIWLFAILRGQVGNTFNTLRANPLGVRFMMLAVAFGPVMGVWTSLASVKYAANIGVASTLQSLPPIFLIAIGYFFFKERVSWRAMVGTLVALTGVALLFIL; from the coding sequence GTGCCCCCATTCCCCTTTGCCGGTGAACTGGCCGCCCTGGCGGCCTCACTGTTCTTTTCCATCGGCCCCACATTCTTCACCCTTAGCGGACGCCTGATCGGCTCGGCGGTGCTCAACCGCAGCCGCTTGCTGCTGGCGACCAGTGTACTGATCCTGATCCACTGGCTGCTTTACGGCCAGCCTTTGCCCTTTGGGTCGGACCTGGAGCACTGGGGCTGGTTCGCGCTCTCCGGTGTCATCGGCCTGACCCTGGGCGATGCCGCCCTGTTCCAGGCCTTCGTGCAAATCGGCCCGCGGCTGAGCATGCTGGTCTACAGCCTGGCGCCGATCGTCACAGCGGTTCTGGGCTGGTTGTGGCTGGGAGACAGGCTGAGTCCCCCGCAAGCCCTGGGCATCGGCGTGACCCTGCTGGGCGTGCTCTGGGTGGTTTCGGAGCGCCAGGAGAGCAGTGGGACGCAAATTGAGCCGCGCGCTTATGCATCCGGCCTGTTCCTGGCCCTTCTGGGCGCCATCGGGCAGGCCATCGGCTTGGTAACCGCCCGGCAGGGCTTTGAGGGCGACATGGCGGTGCTCTCCGGCCAGGTGCTGCGCATGGGCACCGCGGCGGTGGCGATTTGGCTATTTGCCATATTGCGAGGCCAGGTCGGGAACACGTTTAACACCCTCAGAGCCAACCCGTTGGGCGTACGCTTCATGATGTTGGCCGTGGCCTTTGGCCCGGTGATGGGCGTTTGGACCTCATTGGCTTCGGTAAAGTACGCCGCCAATATCGGTGTGGCCAGCACGCTGCAATCGCTGCCGCCGATCTTCCTGATCGCCATCGGCTATTTCTTCTTTAAGGAGCGAGTTAGCTGGCGGGCCATGGTGGGCACCCTGGTCGCACTGACGGGCGTGGCTTTGCTGTTCATCTTATAA
- a CDS encoding dihydrodipicolinate synthase family protein, with the protein MSLTHPLAGVYAAAVTPCSPSGEFDPQGMHTLLDFLAARGCHGSLLLGTTGEGPSFSTGERLAIWGAAAAWRQGQPGFRLLAGTGTPSLGETIELTRAAFELGFEAAVVLPPYFIRNASEDGLFDWYAALIEAAVPDGRTLLGYHIPAVSGVALPLSLLQRLAAAYGEKFGGLKDSSGSLESAQAYIAGLPGKAVLVGSDKLLAAGLASGATGCITALANMNSAEARAIYDAHARGEDTAAMQAELDIQRNAMESMPPAPAYLKALLHTHHGLPRWAVKPPLRDFSAEQVHQATAL; encoded by the coding sequence ATGTCGCTCACTCACCCCCTGGCCGGCGTATACGCGGCCGCAGTAACCCCTTGCAGTCCATCCGGCGAATTCGACCCGCAGGGCATGCATACCCTGCTGGACTTCCTCGCCGCGCGCGGCTGCCACGGCAGCCTGCTGCTGGGCACCACCGGTGAAGGGCCGTCGTTCTCGACGGGCGAGCGCCTGGCGATCTGGGGCGCGGCGGCCGCCTGGCGGCAGGGGCAGCCGGGTTTCCGGCTGCTGGCCGGAACCGGCACGCCCAGCCTGGGGGAGACCATCGAACTGACCCGCGCCGCCTTCGAACTGGGTTTCGAAGCCGCCGTGGTGCTGCCGCCCTACTTCATCCGCAACGCCAGCGAAGATGGCCTGTTCGACTGGTACGCGGCGCTCATCGAAGCTGCCGTGCCGGATGGGCGCACCCTGCTCGGCTACCACATCCCCGCGGTGAGCGGTGTGGCCCTGCCGCTCAGCTTGCTGCAGCGGCTGGCCGCGGCCTACGGCGAGAAGTTCGGCGGGCTCAAAGACTCCTCCGGCAGCCTGGAATCGGCCCAGGCCTACATCGCCGGGCTGCCGGGCAAGGCAGTCCTTGTAGGCAGCGACAAACTGCTGGCCGCCGGCCTGGCCTCCGGCGCGACCGGCTGCATCACCGCGCTCGCCAACATGAACTCGGCCGAAGCCCGCGCCATCTACGACGCTCACGCTCGCGGCGAAGACACCGCCGCCATGCAGGCCGAGCTGGACATCCAACGCAACGCGATGGAAAGCATGCCTCCCGCCCCGGCCTACCTGAAAGCGCTGCTGCACACCCACCACGGCCTGCCGCGCTGGGCGGTGAAACCGCCGCTGCGCGATTTCAGCGCAGAGCAAGTGCACCAGGCCACGGCCCTGTGA